One Triticum dicoccoides isolate Atlit2015 ecotype Zavitan chromosome 3B, WEW_v2.0, whole genome shotgun sequence genomic window, CGCCGGCCTCGCCCCAGGCGGCGTCCTCGTCGACATGACCACCTCCGACCCCACCCTCGCGGCCGAGATAGCTGCGGCCGCGGCGGGGGCCGGCTGCGCCGCAGTCGACGCCCCCGTGTCAGGCGGCGACCGGGGCGCCCGCAACGCCTGCCTCTCGATCTTCGCCGGCGGTGACGCGGCCGTGGTGGCCCGCCTGGCGCCCCTCTTCAAGCTGATGGGCAACGCCCTCTACATGGGCGGGCCGGGCGCGGGGCAGCGCGCGAAGCTGGGCAACCAGATCGCCATCGCGTCCACCATGGTGGGACTGGTGGAGGGCATGGTGTACGCGCACAAGGCCGGGCTGGACGTGGGCAAGTGGCTGGAGGCCATCTCCACGGGCGCCGCGGGGTCCAAGTCGCTGGACCTGTACGGGAAGCGGATGCTGGAGCGCGACATGGCGGCCGGGTTCTACGTCCGGCACTTCGTCAAGGACCTCGGGATCTGCCTGTCCGAGTGCCAGACCATGGGGCTGGCGCTGCCGGGGCTCGCGCTCGCGCACCAGCTCTACGTGTCGCTGCTTGCCcacggcgagggcgggctcggCACGCAGGCGCTGATACTGGCAGTCGAGCGGCTCAACAACACCTGCCTTGACAAGAAAGGGGAGTGAAACTGTGAAAGCCTACGAGAGCTTGGTTGATGCAATGCAACACGAGAGAATTGTCTCCTGCTGTGTTCCCTTGTGGATATGGGACTTCTGCATGCTCTGTCTGTTCATGCTTTACAGTGCTCTAAGGTTCAAATAAGATTGCAAAAATGGAGTTTTTCACTTGTATTCATAATATTCAACTACTCCTATAGTCCTATTTGGCAAATCAGTCTGTAGTGATTGTCGATCAACTTGGCAGTGAAACTAGAATATTGAATGTAGCTCACCCTGTGTTAACGGGTTATATTTGCCGCAATGTGTTTTTCTTGCTTCAGATTGTTGGACAATTAATCCCGTAGGATCTACTTAACAAATCGTAAGTCAGACACTAGATCACCTAATTGCATCAATCAGAGAGATAATTTAGTGGTCTTAccatcaatggaagaagccattggtGTAGGCGATGTGAAGGCCTGTGCCTGCTTGATGCAGGCTCGGTGAAGATGCTCGCTGCAGGTAGCGGCGTCCCTCCGGGCGCCAGCGGCACTGCCCTGAGACAGGGGCAGAGCTTGGAGATGATCTTCCCGTCGTGCAGCGCTCCCCTAGATCGGTAAGGGTTTTGGGATGTGGGGAGCAGAAGAAAACCTTACGTGAACTAATCAGATCGCAGGTACCGGCTGCTCCCCCATCTTTTATGTGTGCGCTGGCGACGGGGACCAAAACCACTTGTTGGTTAGGGTGCCCCGATCAAGGCGCATGAGTTGGGGTCGAGGGGTACGAATGTTGGTTCGTTACCCCCTTCCCTCACGTTAGCTTAtcatctttccttttcttttctgttcAGCCCATTGGGCCTTAAGATCAAttccaacattctcccccttgatcgttaGGCTCAATAACTTTTGCCCATTCTCCATAGGAATGATACACTAGAGTAAGGTGTTATTACAGCCATTGAACCGCAATACTCATAGCGCGCATCCTATTTTGAAGTGGAATACATATTACTTTATGGGGAGTGGTTTATATTAGCGGTCCCATAATTCCAGAATCAAGAGGCTTTCAATAATCCCATGCCGGCTACATGCTCACGAAATGTATTGGGTGGTAATTCTTTAGtgagcggatccgcaagcatacgTGTCATACGGATATGCTTAACATTAatagtttgatcctggattctaTGTTGAACAACACGGTATTTTATGTCGATGTGCTTGGCAATAGCACTTGACTTGTTGTTATTTGCATAGAAAACCGTGAGTTCATTATCGCAGTGCAATGTCAGTGGTTTAGAAATGTTGTCAACCACTTTAAGTCCGGGAAGGAAATTCTTTAACCATACAACCTGCCTAGTGGCCTCAAAACATGCTAGATTCTGCCATCATCGTAGATGAGGCAACTATATATAGTTTGCTTGGAGCTTTTCCACAATATGGCTCCTCCAGCGAGTGTGAATATATAACCTGACGTGGATTTCTTACTATCCACACACCCGGCAAAATCAGAGTCCGAGTAACCAATAACTTCCAGGTTATCGGACTTTCTATATGTAAGCATGGAATTTTTAATACCTTGCATATAACGCAAAACTTTCTTTGCGGCCTTCCAGTGGTCCGGTCC contains:
- the LOC119276848 gene encoding probable 3-hydroxyisobutyrate dehydrogenase-like 1, mitochondrial yields the protein MLASISRSLARRLPRLPLATAAATAAMSSSDTAGSVADRPISPDTTRIGWVGTGVMGQSMAGHLLAAGYALTVYNRTPSKAQGLVSSGARLVDSPRAAAAVADVIFLMVGFPSDVRSTSLDPSTGALAGLAPGGVLVDMTTSDPTLAAEIAAAAAGAGCAAVDAPVSGGDRGARNACLSIFAGGDAAVVARLAPLFKLMGNALYMGGPGAGQRAKLGNQIAIASTMVGLVEGMVYAHKAGLDVGKWLEAISTGAAGSKSLDLYGKRMLERDMAAGFYVRHFVKDLGICLSECQTMGLALPGLALAHQLYVSLLAHGEGGLGTQALILAVERLNNTCLDKKGE